The genomic window AAAGCATCAAAACTGTAAAGTGCAAGGCGTATTTTAAAGTGAAACtgacaaattttaattgaactgtatgaaaataaaaacgtatataacaaataaaCCTTTAGCATATATCAATTGGCGAATTCTTGCTTCCAAGCTTACAAAATCGATAAAATCATGCcatgcaaaatattttaaactatATATTAGGATATACTGATACATTCTTTTATTTGCAGGAAacataaaataacaataacaaaagctTGTAAATTAGAAGCTGCATTCCTAAGGATCTGGACACTCTGGCTGCTTGAGGATCTCGATACAGCATGGATTGGCGTCAATTTTGCACACCTCGCTCTCCGTCTCCACCTCGCTGAGATCGGTGATATCGCATTCGCAGGGGAAGCACTCCATCTCGCCGCCCTCCTCGCCCTCGGCCTCCTCACCCTCTCCATACCAACTGATCTTCTCCTCGCTGCGCATGCTGGGCTCCGTGGAGAGCGAGCAGACGGACAGCTCGGAGTCGGAAATGGCCAGCGGCACGGGCTCCTGCGGCAGCAGCGAATAGTCATACACGGCCATCTCCTGGGCAAACCACAGAGTTGGCTCCATTGGTACCGCTTCGCCCGCTTCGTCCTCCAACCGCTCCTCAGCATCCTCCATCTCGTCTTCGTTGTTAATCGCCTTCAAATTGTAACTGGCGGGCAGGAAGTAGCCCAGCAAGAGGTATCGACTGTTGAAGCTAAACACGGCCGGTCCACTCGGGTATAGGGAATCCCAAATTCCGTGGAGTATTGTGCACTTGTCCTCGTTCCCGATATACAGCTCGAAGGGACCCGTTCGCATATTGCTGTTCCAGGTGGACTTTATTCTGACGGACAAGCAACAGCCATCCGTTCCGCTGTTAATGTTATATATTCCCACACCATGACGTTGACCCTTGAACCAGTCCCCCGAGTAGTTGTCCCCATTCACATAGTTGTAGCGCCCCTTGCCGTGCTTCAAGTTCTTTCGCCAGTTGCCCTCGTACACGGACCCGTCCGGATAGATGAAGATGCCACGTCCACAGCGCTTCCCGCAGCGATACTGTCCGTAGTACCGTGATCCATCCTTAAACACGTACAGCCCGATGCCGTGACGGCGACCCTTCCTGTAGTTCCCATCATACTGATCTCCGTTGGGGAGGATAGCCCAACCTCTGCCTTGTCTCTGACCCGCTCCATTTCGACCGCCTATGTAGAGCTGCGATCGAGGAATTTTACAGCTTTATCAAAGTTAGAGCACAGTGGAGCCTTTGAACTGTACTACTACTTTTAGCCAGCCCATCCTACTCAGAACCAGTTTGCAACTTACGCCTATATTGGGTCCCAAATCCTCCTCTTCCTCGGGCGCCGACAGGTCCTCCTCGGATATTTCGGTCGCGGCCATGGTGATTTTGAGTTAACTCGCTTCTTTCGCTTCTTTATTGGCGAGTAAAGTACAGAATTTTACTTACGAATTACTTTCAGGAAATATTTAGTGTaggcattaaataaatgtattctGTTTGTATAGTTAACTTAGCGAAGGCTACTACAATAAATATCAGAATCGAAGAATGATAGGATCGAGGGCTACGTTTTCGCATAGAAGTAGTTGGCCAGGGGATATCGAATGGTCAGGGCAATCAGTGTGCACAGCACCTGCAATCCCATTAGCATCTGGGTGACCACTCGCTCGTGGACAGGTCCGAAAACGACCAGGACAAAGTTAATGAGCGTTAAGTTGTTGGTCCTCACAACTCCGTCCGCTTTGGTGTGCCAGCTAATCAGTCGCAAATTCCGCAATACTGTGACCATCAGGCGACCCGGAGCGTTGAGATCCTCCAGGCGGAACTCCGTGGTGCTGATGTGGAGCAGATCCGTCTTGCTGTCGTACTGGGGCAGCCGATGACGCGGACACGGTACAAAGTGGAACAGCTGCGGCGTGGAGTACAGGAAATTCAGGATCTGCGGCAGGAAGAAGAGGAGCAGGGTCTTGCTGAAGTGGCCCAGGATTCCGACCACGGCAAAAGTCATGCCGGCAAAGTAGCAGTACGTGTCGCCAACAAACACCTGAGATGGATACCTGAAAAATAAGGGAGATAGCGAAAATATTACAACGCAAAGTTAGTAACCCGAAATAATAGAATACGtacttttaataataattaaaatcaatgtgatgtaagaaagaaaaatttttgtaaatatctgtgcatttattttagaaatacTTTAATGTACAAATTACAGTTACTATATTTAAGAAGACGGGAAAAGACTATAACGTATACTGAAGTTTCAAATAATATCCTTAGTATTTCGATAACAGTAGAAACCAGTGTTGTAAGGCCCGTCGAAACGAAGCAGCCAGATTAAAACTGCAGCGGCGACCAGCTGACTGAGGACATTTGCGTCAGCTGTGCGGGGGAGGTGAGGGGTACCGTAAAATTTTTGGGCGTGTTTGCCAGCGAAAGAAAAGCGTGAAAAGTACGGAAAATCGCAACGGAATGAGCATGAAATACTGCAGAAAGTGAACCAGTGACCATGGTGAGAAGCACAATCCTGGCCACCCACACCCAGCCACCAGGAGCCGGCCTGGGACGGCTGGCCATCACCAAGAAGCTGGTGCTCTGgttggtgctggtgctgcaggTGGGCTTCATCGGCTGCATATGGCTGCTGCAGATGAGCCGTGGCCAGGAGTCACAGCAGCGAAGTGCAGTGGACCAGGCTGGCGGACGGGTGAACTTCGTGGCCAGCGGAGAGGCTCCTAGGGAAAAGACATCCCTTGTGGGCGGAGCCCACTGTCCGCATCAGCAGGACAATGTCAATCGCTATGACAGGGACTTTTATCAAATGAAGCCGGAACGACTGAACGAAACCCACCTGCCCGACTACCACGTGCCCGCCTATGTGGACGCGGAGATGGGCTTAACGCCCGCCCTCTGGTGCTATCGCGAAGGTACCATTAACGAGAGCCAGCGGCTCAACGATGTGGACTATCTAATGGCGCCGCCGCAGTGCAGATGTGAAAGTGGCTGGCACGGCAGGGATTGCGGCCAGCCGGAGATCATATGGCGAGCCCTGATGACGTCCAATCGGGCCAGCAAACGAGGCGGAAGCACACCGCTTCAACTGGTCGAGGCCAGTTCCACTTCCCTGCACCGCCTGTTCTATATGCTGGAACTGGGCGCCTGGGACCACCTTAGTCTGGAGCTCTTGGAGCTGCAAATTCGAGCCCTCATCGAGGTTGTGGACTACTTTCTCATATACTATGTGAGCAACGGCAGCAAGGAGCGGAGTCTGGAAACCATGCTGGGCAGCCAAACGAGCTACACGCTACTCCGCTGCTCGTCCGAGaccaactgcagcagctcaATGGCCTACAGTCACTTTAGAAGGCAGCTGTGGCAGCAGTGTGGTGTCCAAATGCAGGCGCAGGATCTGCTGCTCCACGGGGACAGTGGCACTGTGTATGCGCCAGCAGCACTCAAGTTTCTCAAGTACTATGCAAAGGATGTGCTGCCGCTGAAATTCCGTTTGAAGTACAACGTGTACGGATTCTATTGGCAGCATCCGAAGAAGACCCTCTTGAATGGGGTGATAAGTTCCTTGGGGCACCTGCACAGTGCCCAATTGGACGCCCACCGGCTGCTCCGGCTGGCGAGCAGCACATTGGGTGATCTCAACCACTACGGCGGATGGAACTGCGAGCTGTGTCTGCCTCCTGAGC from Drosophila yakuba strain Tai18E2 chromosome 2L, Prin_Dyak_Tai18E2_2.1, whole genome shotgun sequence includes these protein-coding regions:
- the LOC6527451 gene encoding radial spoke head 1 homolog encodes the protein MAATEISEEDLSAPEEEEDLGPNIGLYIGGRNGAGQRQGRGWAILPNGDQYDGNYRKGRRHGIGLYVFKDGSRYYGQYRCGKRCGRGIFIYPDGSVYEGNWRKNLKHGKGRYNYVNGDNYSGDWFKGQRHGVGIYNINSGTDGCCLSVRIKSTWNSNMRTGPFELYIGNEDKCTILHGIWDSLYPSGPAVFSFNSRYLLLGYFLPASYNLKAINNEDEMEDAEERLEDEAGEAVPMEPTLWFAQEMAVYDYSLLPQEPVPLAISDSELSVCSLSTEPSMRSEEKISWYGEGEEAEGEEGGEMECFPCECDITDLSEVETESEVCKIDANPCCIEILKQPECPDP
- the LOC6527450 gene encoding beta-1,4-mannosyl-glycoprotein 4-beta-N-acetylglucosaminyltransferase, with amino-acid sequence MVRSTILATHTQPPGAGLGRLAITKKLVLWLVLVLQVGFIGCIWLLQMSRGQESQQRSAVDQAGGRVNFVASGEAPREKTSLVGGAHCPHQQDNVNRYDRDFYQMKPERLNETHLPDYHVPAYVDAEMGLTPALWCYREGTINESQRLNDVDYLMAPPQCRCESGWHGRDCGQPEIIWRALMTSNRASKRGGSTPLQLVEASSTSLHRLFYMLELGAWDHLSLELLELQIRALIEVVDYFLIYYVSNGSKERSLETMLGSQTSYTLLRCSSETNCSSSMAYSHFRRQLWQQCGVQMQAQDLLLHGDSGTVYAPAALKFLKYYAKDVLPLKFRLKYNVYGFYWQHPKKTLLNGVISSLGHLHSAQLDAHRLLRLASSTLGDLNHYGGWNCELCLPPEQIVLLLQSSRHRKLPVKLPNDTRNAHIDANYMQQLIANGVHIDGTTQLHRLREQSEKYFAPEEALLHSSQYGQLLVNLYDVDVVEDLQDED